The Linepithema humile isolate Giens D197 chromosome 2, Lhum_UNIL_v1.0, whole genome shotgun sequence genome has a segment encoding these proteins:
- the LOC136998052 gene encoding odorant receptor 82a-like, with the protein MRIDHPSNRLVGNVLFTLFLDMASKRSNYKDFVWAIQLIRYSFKMTGLWPENHEVTNKNNFVSNIQASFIFIMIILVLIIPLIWSLVRVWSDMILMIENLQVTLPFIISCLKFVIMRWKRSAILLIVNMMAKDWMYLSVDAEKFVMIKQVQIARLFAICGYSFGTFGFIILTVLPSFGLHFRLLTNLTDSGRVFPIQVYYFFDTDQSPQFELTLAAQFISIFFVALIYMSVDAFFILTIFHMCSQLKNFRYRLLNLVLDNDFNDALRYIVETHLRLIRFANNMEYIFSLSALALLLYFGVVFCLYGFLFVIIISSNETSYILFSRMSFTICGATALLVQTFFYCSGGELVAKECEAVYRALCDLEWYTLEPSESRALILITIRASKSFSITAGKIFPLSMATFCNVLKTSVGYISFLLAKRS; encoded by the exons ATGCGTATAGATCATCCGTCTAATAGATTAGTGGGAAATGTGCTCTTCACATTATTTCTCGACATGGCTTCTAAACGTTCAAATTATAAAG attttgtgTGGGCTATTCAACTCATCCGGTATAGTTTCAAGATGACCGGTTTATGGCCAGAAAATCATGAAGTAACAAATAAGAATAACTTTGTTTCCAATATTCAGGCgagcttcatttttattatgattattttggTACTTATTATACCTCTTATATGGTCCCTCGTACGAGTTTGGAGTGATATGATACTTATGATAGAAAATCTGCAAGTAACATTACCGTTCATAATATCATGCctaaaatttgtcattatgCGATGGAAACGATCAG cTATTTTACTCATCGTGAACATGATGGCCAAAGATTGGATGTATTTAAGTGTAGACGCAGAAAAATTTGTGATGATAAAACAAGTGCAGATTGCGCGATTATTTGCAATCTGTGGATATTCTTTCGGAACATTCGGATTCattatacttactgtactcCCATCATTTGGATTACATTTTAGACTTTTAACAAATCTCACGGACAGTGGCAGAGTATTTCCGATACAAGTCTATTACTTTTTTGATACAGATCAAAGTCCGCAGTTTGAGCTTACACTTGCCGCTCAatttatatcgatatttttcgttgccTTAATTTACATGTCAGTGGATGCTTTCTTTATACTCACAATTTTTCATATGTGTAGccaattaaagaattttagatATCGATTACTTAATCTGGTTTTGGACAACGATTTCAACGATGCCTTGCGTTATATCGTAGAAACTCATCTACGACTTATAag attTGCCAATAACatggaatatatattttctttatcggCATTGGcactattattgtattttggTGTTGTATTTTGTCTTTAtggttttttatttgttatt atAATAAGCAGCAATGAAACTAGttacattcttttttcacGTATGAGTTTTACGATTTGTGGTGCCACTGCTTTATTAGTGCAGacgtttttttattgcagtgGCGGAGAACTTGTGGCAAAAGaa tGCGAAGCAGTATATCGTGCTTTGTGCGATCTCGAATGGTACACATTGGAGCCGTCGGAATCGAGAgctctaattttaataacgataCGAGCCAGCAAATCTTTTAGCATCACCGcgggaaaaatatttccactttcAATGGCCACGTTTTGTAAC GTATTAAAGACATCTGTTGGCtacatatcatttttattggcAAAACGTagttaa
- the LOC136998055 gene encoding odorant receptor 9a-like — MASKRSNYKDFVWAIKLSRYGFKLFGLWPENHKITNKNMFVSNIQASFIFIMIILVLIVPFIWSLVRVWSDMILMIENLQITLPIIISCLKIVIMRWKRSAILLIVNMMAEDWMHLSTEAERYVMIKQMQIARLFTIFSYCIGAFGVTTVTVLPSFGLHFRVITNLTDRDRVLPMQAYYFYDTDKSPQFELTLATQIISMFFTLIIYMSVDAFFMLTIFHICSQLKNFRYRLLNLVVYNDFNNALRYIVETHLRLIRFADNIEDIFSLSTLAILLYFGVVFCIYGFLFVTIISSNETSYISFSRICAVISGSISFLVFLLFFCIGGELVANECEAVYRALCDLEWYILKPTESKALILITMRASKSFSITAGKRFPLSMATFCNVLKTSVGYISFLLAKRS; from the exons ATGGCTTCTAAACGTTCAAATTATAAAG attttgtgTGGGCTATTAAACTAAGCCGGTATGGTTTCAAGCTATTCGGTTTATGGCcagaaaatcataaaataacaaataagaaTATGTTTGTTTCCAATATTCAGGCgagcttcatttttattatgattattttggTACTTATTGTACCTTTTATATGGTCCCTCGTACGAGTTTGGAGTGATATGATACTTATGATAGAAAATCTGCAAATAACATTACCGATAATAATATCATGCCTGAAAATTGTCATTATGCGATGGAAACGATCAG cTATCTTACTCATCGTGAACATGATGGCCGAAGATTGGATGCATTTAAGTACAGAGGCAGAAAGATATGTAATGATAAAACAAATGCAGATTGCGcgattatttacaattttttcatattgtaTTGGGGCATTCGGAGTCACCACAGTTACTGTTTTACCATCATTTGGGTTACATTTCAGAGTTATAACAAATCTCACGGACAGAGACAGAGTATTACCAATGCAAgcctattatttttatgacacAGATAAAAGTCCGCAGTTTGAGCTTACACTTGCCACTCAAATTATATCGATGTTTTtcactttaataatttacatgtcGGTGGATGCTTTCTTTATGCTCACGATCTTTCATATTTGCAGccagttaaaaaatttcagatatcGATTACTTAATCTGGTTGTATACAACGATTTCAACAATGCCTTGCGTTATATCGTAGAAACTCATCTACGACTTATAAg atttgcCGATAACAtagaagatatattttctttatcgaCACTggcaatattattgtattttggtgttgtattttgtatttatggttttttatttgttact ATAATAAGCAGCAATGAAACaagttatatttctttttcgcgGATATGTGCTGTAATATCTGgcagtatttcttttttagtgtttctgttatttttttgcattggCGGAGAGCTTGTGGCAAACGAA tGCGAAGCAGTATATCGTGCTTTGTGCGATCTCGAATGGTACATATTGAAGCCGACGGAATCGAAAgctctaattttaataacgatgCGAGCCAGCAAATCTTTTAGCATCACCGCGGGAAAAAGATTTCCACTTTCAATGGCCACATTTTGTaac GTGTTAAAGACATCTGTTGGCtacatatcatttttattggcAAAGCGTagttaa
- the LOC105676456 gene encoding odorant receptor 10-like isoform X2 encodes MRIDHPSNRLVENVLFTLFLDMASKRSNYKDFEWAIKLNRCSFKIIGLWPENHEVINTNNFVSNIQLLIMRWKRSAILLIVNMMAEDWMHLSTEAERYVMIKQVQFARLFTIYSYCIAALGVTTVTVLPSFGLHFRVITNLTDRDRVLPMQAYYFYDTDKSPQFELTLAAQFISMFFILIIYMSVDAFFMLTIFHICSQLKNFRYRLLNLVLYNDFNNGIRYIVETHLRLIRFADNIENIFSLSTLGVLLYFGVVFCIYGFLFITIIISNETSYISFSRICAAICGTVSSLVILLFYCIGGELVAKECEAVYRALCDLEWYILEPTESRALILIMIRTSKFFCITAGKIFPLSMATFCSVFKTSVGYISFLLAKRN; translated from the exons ATGCGTATAGATCATCCGTCTAATAGATTAGTGGAAAATGTGCTCTTCACATTATTTCTCGACATGGCTTCTAAACGTTCAAATTATAAAG attttgagTGGGCTATTAAACTAAACCGGTGTAGTTTCAAAATAATCGGTTTATGGCCAGAAAATCATGAAGTAATAAATACGAATAACTTTGTTTCCAATATTCAG CTTCTCATTATGCGATGGAAACGATCAg cTATCTTACTCATCGTGAACATGATGGCCGAAGATTGGATGCATTTAAGTACAGAGGCAGAAAGATATGTAATGATAAAACAAGTGCAATTTGCGcgattatttacaatttattcatattgtaTTGCGGCATTGGGAGTCACCACAGTTACTGTTTTACCATCATTTGGATTACATTTCAGAGTTATAACAAATCTCACGGACAGAGACAGAGTATTACCGATGCAAgcctattatttttatgacacAGATAAAAGTCCGCAGTTTGAGCTTACACTTGCCGCTCAATTTATATCGatgtttttcattttgataatttacatgTCGGTGGATGCTTTCTTTATGCTCacgatttttcatatttgcagccagttaaaaaatttcagatatcGATTACTTAATCTGGTTTTATACAACGATTTTAACAATGGCATACGTTATATCGTAGAAACTCATCTACGACTTATAAG atttgccgataacatagaaaatatattttctttatcgaCACTGGGagtattattgtattttggtgttgtattttgtatttatggttttttatttattact ataATAATCAGCAATGAAACaagttatatttctttttcgcgGATATGTGCTGCGATATGTGGCACTGTTTCTTCATTAGTGATCCTGTTATTTTACTGCATTGGCGGAGAACTTGTGGCAAAAGAA TGTGAAGCAGTATATCGTGCTTTGTGCGATCTCGAATGGTACATATTGGAGCCGACGGAATCGAGAgctctaattttaataatgatacgaaccagcaaatttttttgcatcaccgcgggaaaaatatttccactttcAATGGCCACATTTTGTAGC gTATTCAAGACATCTGTTGGCtacatatcatttttattggcAAAGCGTAATTAA
- the LOC105676456 gene encoding uncharacterized protein isoform X3: MRIDHPSNRLVENVLFTLFLDMASKRSNYKDFEWAIKLNRCSFKIIGLWPENHEVINTNNFVSNIQASFIFIMVTLVLVIPFTWSLVRVWSDMILMIENLQLTLPLIFSCLKLLIMRWKRSAILLIVNMMAEDWMHLSTEAERYIIISNETSYISFSRICAAICGTVSSLVILLFYCIGGELVAKECEAVYRALCDLEWYILEPTESRALILIMIRTSKFFCITAGKIFPLSMATFCSVFKTSVGYISFLLAKRN; the protein is encoded by the exons ATGCGTATAGATCATCCGTCTAATAGATTAGTGGAAAATGTGCTCTTCACATTATTTCTCGACATGGCTTCTAAACGTTCAAATTATAAAG attttgagTGGGCTATTAAACTAAACCGGTGTAGTTTCAAAATAATCGGTTTATGGCCAGAAAATCATGAAGTAATAAATACGAATAACTTTGTTTCCAATATTCAGGcgagctttatttttattatggtTACTTTGGTACTTGTTATACCTTTTACATGGTCTCTTGTACGAGTTTGGAGTGATATGATACTTATGATAGAGAATCTGCAACTGACATTACCGTTAATATTTTCATGTCTGAAGCTTCTCATTATGCGATGGAAACGATCAg cTATCTTACTCATCGTGAACATGATGGCCGAAGATTGGATGCATTTAAGTACAGAGGCAGAAAGATAT ataATAATCAGCAATGAAACaagttatatttctttttcgcgGATATGTGCTGCGATATGTGGCACTGTTTCTTCATTAGTGATCCTGTTATTTTACTGCATTGGCGGAGAACTTGTGGCAAAAGAA TGTGAAGCAGTATATCGTGCTTTGTGCGATCTCGAATGGTACATATTGGAGCCGACGGAATCGAGAgctctaattttaataatgatacgaaccagcaaatttttttgcatcaccgcgggaaaaatatttccactttcAATGGCCACATTTTGTAGC gTATTCAAGACATCTGTTGGCtacatatcatttttattggcAAAGCGTAATTAA
- the LOC105676456 gene encoding odorant receptor 10-like isoform X1 → MRIDHPSNRLVENVLFTLFLDMASKRSNYKDFEWAIKLNRCSFKIIGLWPENHEVINTNNFVSNIQASFIFIMVTLVLVIPFTWSLVRVWSDMILMIENLQLTLPLIFSCLKLLIMRWKRSAILLIVNMMAEDWMHLSTEAERYVMIKQVQFARLFTIYSYCIAALGVTTVTVLPSFGLHFRVITNLTDRDRVLPMQAYYFYDTDKSPQFELTLAAQFISMFFILIIYMSVDAFFMLTIFHICSQLKNFRYRLLNLVLYNDFNNGIRYIVETHLRLIRFADNIENIFSLSTLGVLLYFGVVFCIYGFLFITIIISNETSYISFSRICAAICGTVSSLVILLFYCIGGELVAKECEAVYRALCDLEWYILEPTESRALILIMIRTSKFFCITAGKIFPLSMATFCSVFKTSVGYISFLLAKRN, encoded by the exons ATGCGTATAGATCATCCGTCTAATAGATTAGTGGAAAATGTGCTCTTCACATTATTTCTCGACATGGCTTCTAAACGTTCAAATTATAAAG attttgagTGGGCTATTAAACTAAACCGGTGTAGTTTCAAAATAATCGGTTTATGGCCAGAAAATCATGAAGTAATAAATACGAATAACTTTGTTTCCAATATTCAGGcgagctttatttttattatggtTACTTTGGTACTTGTTATACCTTTTACATGGTCTCTTGTACGAGTTTGGAGTGATATGATACTTATGATAGAGAATCTGCAACTGACATTACCGTTAATATTTTCATGTCTGAAGCTTCTCATTATGCGATGGAAACGATCAg cTATCTTACTCATCGTGAACATGATGGCCGAAGATTGGATGCATTTAAGTACAGAGGCAGAAAGATATGTAATGATAAAACAAGTGCAATTTGCGcgattatttacaatttattcatattgtaTTGCGGCATTGGGAGTCACCACAGTTACTGTTTTACCATCATTTGGATTACATTTCAGAGTTATAACAAATCTCACGGACAGAGACAGAGTATTACCGATGCAAgcctattatttttatgacacAGATAAAAGTCCGCAGTTTGAGCTTACACTTGCCGCTCAATTTATATCGatgtttttcattttgataatttacatgTCGGTGGATGCTTTCTTTATGCTCacgatttttcatatttgcagccagttaaaaaatttcagatatcGATTACTTAATCTGGTTTTATACAACGATTTTAACAATGGCATACGTTATATCGTAGAAACTCATCTACGACTTATAAG atttgccgataacatagaaaatatattttctttatcgaCACTGGGagtattattgtattttggtgttgtattttgtatttatggttttttatttattact ataATAATCAGCAATGAAACaagttatatttctttttcgcgGATATGTGCTGCGATATGTGGCACTGTTTCTTCATTAGTGATCCTGTTATTTTACTGCATTGGCGGAGAACTTGTGGCAAAAGAA TGTGAAGCAGTATATCGTGCTTTGTGCGATCTCGAATGGTACATATTGGAGCCGACGGAATCGAGAgctctaattttaataatgatacgaaccagcaaatttttttgcatcaccgcgggaaaaatatttccactttcAATGGCCACATTTTGTAGC gTATTCAAGACATCTGTTGGCtacatatcatttttattggcAAAGCGTAATTAA
- the LOC105676448 gene encoding odorant receptor 10-like isoform X1: MVAKRSNYKDFMWAIELCRFGLKVTGLWPENHKTNKNNFISNIHATIVFIMITFVSVIPLICSLVRIWGNMILMIDNLQVTITLTAIWAKFVIMRWKRSAISSIVNMIAEDWMYLKINAERNVMIRQAQIARFVIISGYFMVIFGFSVVIILPSFGVHYRLLTNLTAGVRALPMQGYYFYDTDKSPQFEFTLAAQAITTFLACVTYTSVDAFLALIIFHICGQLENFRYQLLNLASSDNFANALRYNVETHLRLIRFADNIENVYAVLMLTLLFYFSSVFCLYSYPLVTVTSDETNNKSFSRIGFSIIGVIMLLAHTFFYCGGGQLMAKECEAVYRALCDLEWYKWEPRESRALILLMIRASEPFRLTAGKIFPLSMVTFCSVLKTSAGYISFLLAKRN, translated from the exons ATGGTCGCTAAACGTTCAAATTATAAAG aTTTTATGTGGGCTATTGAACTATGCCGATTTGGTTTAAAGGTGACCGGCTTGTGGCCTGAAAATCACAaaacaaataagaataattttatttctaatattcatGCAACTATCGTTTTTATTATGATCACTTTTGTATCTGTTATTCCTCTTATATGTTCACTCGTACGAATTTGGGGCAATATGATACTTATGATAGACAATCTTCAAGTAACTATAACATTAACAGCAATATGGGCGAAATTTGTCATCATGCGGTGGAAACGGTCAG cTATCTCAAGCATTGTGAACATGATTGCAGAAGATTGGAtgtatttaaagataaatgcaGAGAGAAATGTAATGATAAGACAAGCGCAAATTGCTCGATTCGTTATAATCTCTGGATATTTTATGGTGATATTCGGGTTTAGTGTGGTTATTATTTTACCATCATTTGGCGTGCACTACAGACTCTTAACAAATCTCACGGCCGGTGTCAGAGCATTACCAATGCaaggatattatttttacgatacaGATAAAAGTCCGCAGTTTGAATTTACGCTTGCTGCTCAAGCCATAACGACATTTCTGGCTTGCGTAACTTACACATCGGTCGATGCTTTTCTTGCGCTAATAATCTTTCACATATGCGGTCAATTGGAAAACTTCAGATATCAATTACTCAATCTAGCCTCGAGCGATAATTTCGCCAATGCTCTACGTTATAATGTCGAGACTCATCTACGATTGATAAG attTGCCGATAACATCGAAAATGTGTACGCTGTACTGATGTTgacattattattctattttagtTCTGTATTTTGTCTTTATAGTTATCCATTAGTTACC GTTACCAGCGacgaaacaaataacaaatcttTTTCACGGATAGGCTTTTCAATAATTGGTGTCATTATGTTATTAgcgcatacatttttttattgtggtGGCGGGCAACTTATGGCGAAAGAA TGCGAAGCAGTATATCGTGCTTTGTGCGATCTCGAGTGGTATAAATGGGAACCGAGAGAATCGAGAgctcttattttattaatgatacgAGCCAGCGAACCTTTTCGCCTCACTGCGGGAAAGATATTTCCTCTTTCAATGGTCACATTTTGCAGC gTATTAAAAACATCAGCTGgctatatatcatttttattagcaaagcgtaattaa
- the LOC105676448 gene encoding uncharacterized protein isoform X2, whose amino-acid sequence MVAKRSNYKDFMWAIELCRFGLKVTGLWPENHKTNKNNFISNIHATIVFIMITFVSVIPLICSLVRIWGNMILMIDNLQVTITLTAIWAKFVIMRWKRSAISSIVNMIAEDWMYLKINAERNVMIRQAQIARFVIISGYFMVIFGFSVVIILPSFGVHYRLLTNLTAGVRALPMQGYYFYDTDKSPQFEFTLAAQAITTFLACVTYTSVDAFLALIIFHICGQLENFRYQLLNLASSDNFANALRYNVETHLRLIRFADNIENVYAVLMLTLLFYFSSVFCLYSYPLVTVTSDETNNKSFSRIGFSIIGVIMLLAHTFFYCGGGQLMAKELMLK is encoded by the exons ATGGTCGCTAAACGTTCAAATTATAAAG aTTTTATGTGGGCTATTGAACTATGCCGATTTGGTTTAAAGGTGACCGGCTTGTGGCCTGAAAATCACAaaacaaataagaataattttatttctaatattcatGCAACTATCGTTTTTATTATGATCACTTTTGTATCTGTTATTCCTCTTATATGTTCACTCGTACGAATTTGGGGCAATATGATACTTATGATAGACAATCTTCAAGTAACTATAACATTAACAGCAATATGGGCGAAATTTGTCATCATGCGGTGGAAACGGTCAG cTATCTCAAGCATTGTGAACATGATTGCAGAAGATTGGAtgtatttaaagataaatgcaGAGAGAAATGTAATGATAAGACAAGCGCAAATTGCTCGATTCGTTATAATCTCTGGATATTTTATGGTGATATTCGGGTTTAGTGTGGTTATTATTTTACCATCATTTGGCGTGCACTACAGACTCTTAACAAATCTCACGGCCGGTGTCAGAGCATTACCAATGCaaggatattatttttacgatacaGATAAAAGTCCGCAGTTTGAATTTACGCTTGCTGCTCAAGCCATAACGACATTTCTGGCTTGCGTAACTTACACATCGGTCGATGCTTTTCTTGCGCTAATAATCTTTCACATATGCGGTCAATTGGAAAACTTCAGATATCAATTACTCAATCTAGCCTCGAGCGATAATTTCGCCAATGCTCTACGTTATAATGTCGAGACTCATCTACGATTGATAAG attTGCCGATAACATCGAAAATGTGTACGCTGTACTGATGTTgacattattattctattttagtTCTGTATTTTGTCTTTATAGTTATCCATTAGTTACC GTTACCAGCGacgaaacaaataacaaatcttTTTCACGGATAGGCTTTTCAATAATTGGTGTCATTATGTTATTAgcgcatacatttttttattgtggtGGCGGGCAACTTATGGCGAAAGAA cTAATGCTAAAATAG
- the LOC136998058 gene encoding odorant receptor 13a-like — MDISNYPGYKDFLWATELNRFGLELIGLWPETDEVAKNNYSSDLRVGIIFVIITFLSGIPLVCSLLKVRNDMILVIDNLQITLPLVVVSLKLVIMRWKRTDLLSIIKMIAEDWMASKLDAERDVMIKRARITRMIVICGYILMILASTGVILLPCFGLPFRRLTNLTDREKPLPLQAYYFYNTDKSPQFELTLIVQAMTIFLASIIYTSVDSFLGLAVLHICGQLENFKRRLVSLVSCKDFDSALRSNIISHLRLIRFANKIEDTFAFMLLGLVFYFGIVFCLYGFLLLTVITDEKMNVSFSRIGYVMVGVITLLTHTFLYCGAGEIITEQCDAIYRAMYNLHWYKLESRQARNLILLMIRAGEPFRITAGKVIPLTMTTFCSLLKTSAGYISFLLAKQD; from the exons ATGGACATTTCCAATTATCCAGGCTATAAAG ATTTTCTGTGGGCGACTGAATTAAATCGGTTTGGTTTGGAACTAATCGGTTTATGGCCCGAAACAGATGAAGTAGCtaagaataattattcttcCGATCTTCGCGTGGGCATCATTTTCGTTATAATAACGTTCCTCTCTGGTATCCCTCTTGTATGTTCCCTTTTAAAAGTTCGGAATGACATGATACTCGTGATAGACAACTTGCAAATTACGTTACCTCTAGTGGTGGTGTCGTTAAAACTTGTTATCATGCGGTGGAAACGAACAG ATCTTTTATCCATCATTAAGATGATCGCGGAAGACTGGATGGCATCAAAGCTGGATGCGGAACGAGACGTGATGATAAAACGAGCGCGAATTACTCGAATGATTGTAATTTGTGGATACATTTTAATGATACTGGCATCCACTGGAGTCATCCTTCTTCCTTGTTTTGGCTTACCATTCAGACGCTTAACGAATCTCACGGATCGGGAAAAACCATTACCGTTGCAAGCgtattacttttataacaCGGATAAGAGTCCGCAATTTGAACTCACGTTAATCGTACAGGCCATGACAATCTTCCTGGCTTCTATAATCTATACGTCGGTCGATTCTTTCCTTGGACTCGCGGTTCTCCACATTTGTGGCCAGTTAGAGAACTTTAAACGTCGATTGGTTAGCTTGGTCTCATGCAAAGATTTCGATAGCGCCCTACGTAGCAATATAATCTCTCATCTACGTCTTATCAG ATTTGCCAATAAGATCGAGGATACGTTTGCATTTATGTTATTGGGATTAGTATTCTATTTTGGTATTGTATTTTGTCTATATGGGTTTTTATTGCTTACC GTGATCACTGACGAAAAAATGAACGTTTCTTTCTCACGAATAGGCTACGTAATGGTCGGTGTCATTACTCTATTAACACATACGTTTCTCTATTGCGGTGCCGGAGAGATTATAACGGAACAA TGCGATGCAATATATCGTGCTATGTACAATCTCCATTGGTACAAATTGGAGTCGAGGCAAGcaagaaatcttattttattaatgatacgAGCCGGTGAACCCTTTCGCATCACTGCAGGAAAAGTAATTCCACTAACAATGACTACCTTTTGCAGC CTATTAAAAACATCGGCTGGATATATATCGTTTTTGTTAGCAAAGCAGGATTAA